One window of the Melospiza melodia melodia isolate bMelMel2 chromosome 15, bMelMel2.pri, whole genome shotgun sequence genome contains the following:
- the LOC134425470 gene encoding cytochrome P450 1A4-like: MHIKQERRAEGTCRGTGPLPPLRTVPAECAPSLRAVRAEAAVTPSSAAMWPLGSPAAVSASEALLAAAALCAVLLLLVQRLRAAVPAGLRRPPGPRGFPVLGNVLELRTDAHLALTRLSRRYGDVMEVRIGTRPVLVLSGLDTIRQALVKQGEDFMGRPDLHSFRYISNGQSLAFSPDSGEVWKARRRLAQSALKSFSIAPSPTSSCGCLLEEHVSKEAEYLVTKFLQVMEEHKSFDLNQYLVVSVANVICAMCFGKRYEHEDQELLRVVNLSKEFGEVAGGSHPADFIPLLRYLPSRTLEAFKDINRRFNAFVQKIVQEHYSTFDKGHIRDITDSLIQHCQENSAGEDAHVKLSDEKIIHIVNDLFGAGFDTVTTALSWSLMYVALYPDVQKKIHEELDRTIGRERRPRLSDRGTLPYTEAFILEMFRHSSFMPFTIPHSTTKATVLNGYYIPKDTCVFINQWQVNHDEALWKEPSAFRPERFLSASGTELNRAEGEKVLAFGLGRRRCLGETIGRWEIFLFLTTLLQQLHFSLRPGEPVDITPEYGLTMKYKKCEAFQIRQRFPEKSSL; this comes from the exons ATGCATATAAAGCAGGAGCGGCGGGCAGAGGGCACCTGCCGCGGGACCGGGCCCCTCCCGCCGCTCCGCACCGTTCCTGCCGAG TGCGCTCCCTCCCTTAGGGCTGTCCGTGCGGAGGCGGCGGTGACCCCGAGCTCTGCTGCCATGTGGCCGCTGGGGAGCCCCGCGGCGGTGTCGGCCAGCGAGGCGCTGCTGGCGGCCGCCGCCTTGTgcgcggtgctgctgctgctggtgcagcgGCTGCGGGCGGCCGTGCCCGCGGGGCTGCGGCGGCCGCCGGGCCCGCGGGGCTTTCCCGTGCTGGGCAACGTGCTGGAGCTGCGCACGGACGCGCACCTGGCGCTGACGCGGCTGAGCCGGCGCTACGGGGACGTGATGGAGGTGCGCATCGGGACACGGCCCGTGCTGGTGCTCAGCGGGCTGGACACCATCCGCCAAGCGCTGGTCAAGCAAGGAGAGGACTTCATGGGCCGACCAGACCTCCACAGCTTTCGCTACATCTCCAACGGGCAGAGCCTGGCGTTCAGCCCCGACTCCGGGGAGGTGTGGAAAGCGCGCAGGAGGCTGGCCCAGAGCGCCCTGAAGAGCTTCTCCATCGCGCCCAGCCCCACCTCGTCCTGCGGCTGCCTGCTGGAGGAGCACGTCTCCAAGGAGGCCGAGTACCTGGTCACCAAGTTCCTGCAGGTCATGGAGGAGCACAAGAGCTTTGACCTCAACCAGTACCTGGTGGTGTCGGTGGCCAACGTCATCTGTGCCATGTGCTTTGGCAAGCGCTACGAGCACGAGGaccaggagctgctcagggtGGTGAACCTGAGCAAAGAGTTTGGGGAGGTGGCTGGGGGCAGCCACCCCGCCGACTTCATCCCCCTGCTCCGCTACCTGCCCAGCCGCACCCTGGAGGCCTTCAAGGACATCAACCGGCGCTTCAACGCCTTCGTGCAGAAAATTGTGCAGGAGCATTACAGCACCTTTGACAAG GGTCACATCCGGGACATCACGGACTCACTGATTCAGCACTGCCAGGAGAACAGTGCTGGGGAGGATGCCCACGTGAAGCTCTCCGACGAGAAGATCATCCACATCGTCAACGACCTCTTTGGGGCAG GCTTTGACACTGTGACGACTGCCCTGTCCTGGAGCCTCATGTACGTTGCCTTGTACCCCGACGTCCAGAAGAAGATCCACGAGGAGCTGG ACCGCACCATCGGGCGCGAGCGGCGGCCGCGCCTCTCGGACCGGGGCACGCTGCCCTACACGGAGGCCTTCATCCTGGAGATGTTCAGGCATTCCTCCTTCATGCCCTTCACCATCCCTCACAG CACAACAAAAGCAACAGTGTTGAATGGCTACTACATCCCCAAGGACACCTGCGTGTTCATCAACCAGTGGCAAGTGAACCACGATGA GGCGCTGTGGAAGGAGCCCTCAGCCTTCAGGCCCGAGCGGTTCCTGAGCGCCTCAGGGACGGAGCTGAACCGCGCCGAGGGTGAGAAGGTTCTGGCCTTCGGGCTGGGCCGGCGCCGCTGCCTCGGCGAGACCATCGGCCGCTGGGagatcttcctcttcctcaccacgctgctgcagcagctgcacttcagcCTGCGGCCCGGGGAGCCGGTGGACATCACCCCAGAGTATGGACTGACCATGAAGTACAAGAAGTGCGAGGCCTTCCAGATCCGGCAGCGGTTCCCCGAGAAGAGCTCTCTGTGA